One genomic region from Quercus robur chromosome 4, dhQueRobu3.1, whole genome shotgun sequence encodes:
- the LOC126722194 gene encoding uncharacterized protein LOC126722194 gives MRTLAWNCRGAGRASTVRALKELIRESNPDIVFLSETKIKSMRTNKICDRLKFVDSWCVDADGLSGGLAMFWRSGVELEVVFSNKNMIVALVYSNPPEAPWLLFAIYGPIQRSKKGKFWGLLENMVSSFSGPWVAIGDMNCIKRAKEKRGGCAVAESSVCYLRDFMANTSAIDLGFSGPSFTWSNRREGLANIKERLDQCLCDQEWQSLFPKAGVRHLCSSNSDHNPIMLDTFLDADILTRPFRFEAMWTKEEESRLVVENAWHCRVDGSQGFKLVKKLTVTSHELKRWNKSTFGNSKEKIQGLKAKIAVVQQFPPTRENLELEASLNLELDEWLDREDIRLRQMSRELWVKEGDRNSRFFHLSTIIRKRRNCISEIKLDDGTWIRERREIQN, from the coding sequence ATGAGGACCTTAGCTTGGAACTGTCGAGGTGCTGGCAGAGCCTCGACAGTTAGAGCTCTAAAGGAGCTTATTCGTGAGTCAAATCCGGATATTGTTTTCCTCTCCgaaaccaaaataaaatctatGAGAACAAATAAGATTTGTGATAGACTAAAGTTTGTAGATTCTTGGTGTGTTGACGCTGATGGGTTGTCTGGGGGTCTAGCGATGTTTTGGAGATCGGGTGTTGAATTAGAAGTggtcttttcaaataaaaacatgataGTGGCGCTGGTTTATTCAAACCCCCCTGAAGCTCCTTGGCTTCTTTTTGCTATTTATGGTCCAATCCAAAGatccaaaaaaggaaaattctgGGGTTTGTTGGAGAATATGGTATCTTCTTTTTCAGGGCCTTGGGTTGCAATTGGAGATATGAATTGCATCAAACGTGCAAAAGAGAAACGTGGTGGATGTGCAGTGGCCGAGAGTTCTGTTTGTTATCTCAGAGATTTCATGGCTAATACAAGTGctattgatttgggtttttcaGGTCCTTCCTTTACTTGGTCAAATAGGAGAGAAGGTTTGGCCAACATTAAAGAAAGGTTAGACCAATGTTTATGTGATCAAGAGTGGCAATCTTTATTCCCAAAAGCAGGGGTCAGACATTTGTGTAGTTCTAACTCGGATCATAACCCGATTATGCTGGATACATTCCTGGACGCTGATATTTTGACTCGGCCGTTTCGTTTTGAAGCGATGTGGACTAAGGAAGAGGAAAGTAGATTGGTTGTGGAAAATGCTTGGCATTGCAGGGTTGATGGCTCTCAAGGCTTTAAATTAGTCAAAAAGTTAACTGTGACTAGCCATGAGCTAAAGCGCTGGAACAAAAGCACCTTTGgaaattcaaaggaaaaaattcAGGGCCTCAAAGCCAAAATTGCTGTGGTCCAACAATTTCCCCCCACAAGAgagaatttggaacttgaagcTTCCCTTAATTTAGAGCTTGACGAATGGCTAGATAGAGAAGACATAAGGTTACGTCAGATGTCTAGGGAATTGTGGGTTAAAGAGGGTGACCGAAACTCAAGGTTTTTCCATCTCTCAACCATAATTAGAAAACGAAGAAACTGCATCTCGGAAATCAAGCTTGATGATGGTACTTGGATAAGAGAACGGAgggaaattcaaaactaa